In Mangifera indica cultivar Alphonso chromosome 1, CATAS_Mindica_2.1, whole genome shotgun sequence, a single genomic region encodes these proteins:
- the LOC123220143 gene encoding probable leucine-rich repeat receptor-like serine/threonine-protein kinase At3g14840 isoform X2: protein MLFHHRLLFLSLVSAFCLTIFASGAPPLEKSEVEALKDIAKSLGKKDWNFNVDPCSNETSWVAETQDNGSEKNVSCYCSFSNDTLCHVVSIMLKSDNLTGTLPPNLTRLPFLQQFDVSLNYLSGPIPPVWSSLPLVNISLLGNRLTGSIPKDLANIGTLKSLVLEFNQFSGVLPEELGNLPSLERLLLTSNNFTGELPKTFSNLITLQDFRIGDNNFTGKIPEFIQNWTNLTRLVIQGSGLEGPIPSSIADLKNLTDLRISDLNGNDSNFPLLENLTNLKILILRSCDLSGKIPSYLGNFRNLKTLDLSFNKLSGVIPSIFADPHIPTYIYLTSNLLSGPVPDWLVKSQQKVDLSYNNFTAELSEVTNCQIGDVNLFASSSKANDTTGIVSCLKSSNCPKTLYGFHINCGGKEVIVDGNTTYEADTDVAGPSKFFTSNTNWGFSSTGHFLDVHSGEDYIAKNTSVLSINDSKAQLYKQARLSPLSLTYYGFCLGNGNYTVKLHFAEIMFTDDETYSSLGRRIFDVYIQGKLVLKDFNIKVAAGGTGKAIMKPILNVSVTSNTVEIRFIWAGKGTTGLPKKGVYGPLISAISVVAEFTPPSEEKSSTPSENSSISAGTVVEIVAGAVVTIILILVILWWKGCLRRESTLEQELKGLDLHTGSFTLRQIKVATNNFDVAHKIGEGGFGPVYKGTLADGTVIAVKQLSSKSKQGIREFVNEIGMISALQHPNLVKLHGCCVEGNQLMLIYEYLENNSLARALFGPEEHQLKLDWPTRHKICVGIARGLAYLHGESRLKIVHRDIKATNVLLDKDLNPKISDFGLAKLDEQENTHISTRIAGTL, encoded by the exons ATGTTATTTCATCATCGTCTCCTTTTCCTTTCACTTGTTTCTGCCTTTTGCCTCACAATTTTTGCTTCTGGAGCCCCTCCTTTGGAAAAGAGTGAAG TGGAAGCTTTAAAAGATATAGCAAAGTCACTAGGCAAAAAAGACTGGAATTTCAATGTAGATCCATGCAGTAATGAAACGAGTTGGGTTGCAGAAACCCAAGATAATGGATCTGAGAAAAATGTCAGCTGCTATTGCTCCTTCTCCAATGACACTCTTTGCCATGTAGTCTCCAT AATGCTCAAGTCTGATAATCTGACTGGCACTCTCCCACCAAACTTGACCAGACTCCCTTTTCTCCAACAATT TGACGTCTCTCTCAACTATCTCAGTGGCCCAATCCCGCCAGTATGGAGCTCTCTCCCACTCGTCAACAT TTCCCTTCTTGGAAACAGGTTAACAGGTTCAATTCCAAAAGATCTTGCAAATATTGGCACGCTCAAAAGTTT GGTTCTGGAGTTCAATCAGTTTTCAGGAGTTTTGCCTGAAGAGCTTGGAAATTTACCAAGCCTAGAAAGATT GCTTCTTACCTCAAACAATTTCACTGGGGAATTACCAAAAACATTTTCGAATTTGATCACACTGCAGGACTT TCGAATTGGTGATAACAACTTCACTGGGAAGATACCTGAATTTATTCAGAACTGGACAAACCTTACAAGGCT AGTTATTCAAGGAAGTGGTTTGGAGGGTCCAATTCCTTCTAGCATTgctgatttgaaaaatttaaccGACCT GAGAATCAGTGACTTGAATGGAAATGATTCAAATTTTCCACTGCTTGAAAACTTGACGAATTTGAAGATACT GATATTGAGAAGTTGCGACCTCTCTGGAAAAATACCATCATATCTCGgcaattttagaaatttgaaaacttt AGATCTAAGCTTTAACAAGCTTAGTGGAGTGATCCCAAGCATCTTTGCTGATCCACATATTCCAACTTACAT ATATTTAACCAGCAACTTGCTAAGTGGACCAGTGCCTGATTGGCTGGTGAAATCACAACAGAAAGT TGAtctttcttataataatttcactGCTGAACTCTCAGAGGTGACAAACTGCCAAATTGGAGATGT GAACTTGTTTGCAAGCTCTTCTAAGGCCAATGACAC aaCCGGAATTGTTTCATGTTTGAAGAGCTCCAATTGTCCAAAAA CTTTGTATGGTTTTCATATTAATTGTGGAGGGAAAGAAGTGATTGTCGATGGAAATACCACATATGAAGCTGATACAGATGTAGCAGGACCTTCAAAATTCTTCACTAGTAATACTAATTGGGGATTTAGCTCCACTGGCCACTTCTTGGATGTCCACTCTGGGGAAGATTATATTGCGAAAAATACATCCGTACTCTCAATTAATGATTCCAAGGCCCAGCTATACAAGCAAGCCCGTCTTTCTCCCCTGTCTCTTACTTATTATGGATTTTGTCTGGGAAATGGAAACTACACAGTCAAACTCCACTTTGCAGAGATAATGTTCACTGATGACGAAACATATAGTAGCTTGGGCAGGCGCATATTTGATGTTTACATTCAG GGAAAGCTGGTGCTGAAGGATTTTAATATCAAGGTTGCAGCTGGCGGTACTGGTAAGGCAATTATGAAACCAATATTAAATGTTTCTGTCACCAGCAATACTGTAGAGATCCGTTTCATTTGGGCTGGGAAAGGAACAACTGGTCTCCCAAAAAAAGGAGTTTATGGTCCTCTTATATCAGCCATTTCTGTTGTTGCTG AATTCACTCCCCCATCAGAAGAAAAGAGCAGTACTCCTTCAGAAAATAGTAGTATATCTGCTGGGACAGTCGTTGAAATTGTGGCTGGAGCAGTGGTTACTATTATCCTGATTTTGGTTATCCTTTGGTGGAAAGGCTGTCTGAGACGGGAGAGTACACTGGAGCAAG AGCTCAAGGGTCTGGACTTGCATACGGGTTCCTTTACTCTGAGGCAAATTAAAGTTGCGACAAACAACTTTGATGTAGCTCACAAAATTGGAGAAGGTGGCTTTGGTCCAGTTTACAAG GGCACCCTGGCTGATGGTACTGTAATTGCTGTTAAGCAGCTATCTTCCAAATCAAAGCAAGGAATTCGAGAGTTTGTGAATGAGATTGGCATGATTTCTGCTTTGCAACACCCGAATCTTGTAAAGCTTCATGGATGTTGTGTTGAAGGAAACCAATTGATGCTAATTTACGAGTACCTGGAAAATAACAGCCTTGCTCGAGCTTTATTTG GTCCAGAAGAGCATCAGTTGAAGTTGGATTGGCCAACAAGGCACAAGATCTGTGTTGGTATAGCAAGAGGTTTGGCTTATCTCCACGGAGAATCAAGGTTGAAGATTGTCCACAGAGACATCAAGGCCACTAATGTGCTTCTTGATAAGGACCTGAATCCTAAGATATCTGATTTTGGTTTGGCCAAACTAGATGAGCAGGAAAACACCCACATAAGTACTAGAATTGCTGGAACACTGTGA
- the LOC123220159 gene encoding probable LRR receptor-like serine/threonine-protein kinase At1g07650, whose protein sequence is MLFHHRLLFLSLVSAFCLTIFASGAPPLEKSEVEALKDIAKSLGKKDWNFNVDPCSNETSWVAETQDNGSEKNVSCYCSFSNDTLCHVVSMKRYNGKAAAAGRIVHAAFPPSILLQKGIRKAMEYKARNWKRKTYQALKMEMYKATIQELENG, encoded by the exons ATGTTATTTCATCATCGTCTCCTTTTCCTTTCACTTGTTTCTGCCTTTTGCCTCACAATTTTTGCTTCTGGAGCCCCTCCTTTGGAAAAGAGTGAAG TGGAAGCTTTAAAAGATATAGCAAAGTCACTAGGCAAAAAAGACTGGAATTTCAATGTAGATCCATGCAGTAATGAAACGAGTTGGGTTGCAGAAACCCAAGATAATGGATCTGAGAAAAATGTCAGCTGCTATTGCTCCTTCTCCAATGACACTCTTTGCCATGTAGTCTCCAT GAAAAGATATAATGGAAAAGCTGCAGCAGCAGGAAGGATTGTTCATGCTGCCTTTCCCCCCTCAATCCTTCTACAAAAGGGGATAAGGAAAGCAATGGAATACAAAGCTAGGAATTGGAAGAGGAAGACGTATCAAGCACTAAAA ATGGAAATGTACAAGGCCACAATACAGGAGCTTGAAAATGGATGA